From a region of the uncultured Desulfatiglans sp. genome:
- the phoU gene encoding Phosphate-specific transport system accessory protein PhoU homolog encodes MRHFQRELAHLKKRILTLGALVEDRVRMAIQAIETRDGELAREIIKADREVDEIEVEVEEECLKILALHQPVAVDLRFITAVIKINNDLERIGDEAVNIAERVVNIAKRPPLNVPFDYSRMTEKAESMVKSSLDALVNMDVDLAYKVCLMDDEVDEMNRRIYDKVKDTIMLHPDRVAYLINMLLVARHLERIADHATNIAEEVIYMIEGEISRHQRNNFQPGDNPC; translated from the coding sequence ATGAGGCACTTTCAGCGTGAACTGGCACATCTGAAAAAGCGGATCCTCACCCTGGGGGCCCTCGTGGAGGACCGGGTCCGCATGGCCATCCAGGCCATCGAAACCCGGGACGGGGAGTTGGCGCGAGAGATCATCAAAGCAGACCGGGAAGTGGACGAAATCGAGGTCGAAGTGGAGGAGGAATGCCTCAAGATCCTCGCCCTGCACCAGCCGGTCGCAGTGGATCTGCGCTTCATCACGGCGGTCATCAAGATCAACAACGATCTCGAGAGGATCGGCGACGAGGCGGTCAACATCGCGGAACGGGTGGTCAATATCGCGAAGCGCCCGCCCCTGAACGTGCCCTTCGACTACAGCCGGATGACCGAAAAGGCGGAGAGTATGGTCAAGAGCAGCCTGGACGCACTGGTCAACATGGACGTTGATCTGGCTTACAAGGTGTGCCTCATGGACGATGAGGTGGATGAAATGAACCGGCGGATCTATGACAAGGTCAAGGACACGATCATGCTTCACCCCGACCGTGTCGCCTACCTGATCAACATGCTTCTGGTGGCGCGTCATCTCGAGCGGATCGCGGACCATGCCACGAACATCGCTGAAGAGGTCATCTACATGATCGAGGGGGAGATCTCCCGCCACCAGAGAAACAACTTCCAGCCGGGTGACAACCCCTGCTGA
- the pstB gene encoding high-affinity phosphate transport protein (ABC superfamily, atp_bind) (Evidence 2b : Function from indirect experimental evidences (e.g. phenotypes); Product type t : transporter), which yields MSTIPAANENTDADPDAGIEEEVKMQVRGLDFYYGPFHALQHIDMDFFSNQVAALIGPSGCGKSTLLRCLNRMNDLIPSSRVEGEILLDRQDIYHPDLDVVSLRRRIGMVFQKPNPFPKTIFENVAYGLRVKGVKNRIMISEAVEKSLKGAALWDEVKDRLNESALGLSGGQQQRLCIARAMAVEPEVLLMDEPASALDPIATQKIEELVHELKRDYTIIIVTHNMQQAARISDRTAFFYMGRLIESGKTKNIFTRPRLKQTSDYITGRFG from the coding sequence ATGTCCACGATCCCCGCCGCGAACGAGAACACCGACGCCGATCCGGATGCCGGCATCGAGGAAGAGGTCAAGATGCAGGTTCGCGGCCTCGATTTTTACTACGGCCCGTTCCACGCCCTGCAACACATCGACATGGACTTTTTCAGCAATCAGGTGGCCGCCCTGATCGGTCCCTCGGGGTGCGGGAAAAGCACCCTTCTGCGATGCCTGAACCGCATGAACGACCTGATTCCCTCTTCGAGGGTCGAAGGGGAGATTCTGCTCGACCGTCAGGACATCTACCACCCGGATCTCGATGTGGTCAGCCTCCGCCGGCGCATCGGGATGGTGTTCCAGAAGCCGAACCCCTTCCCGAAAACGATCTTCGAAAACGTGGCCTACGGCCTCCGGGTCAAAGGCGTCAAAAACCGCATAATGATCTCGGAGGCGGTGGAGAAAAGCCTCAAAGGGGCCGCGCTCTGGGACGAGGTCAAGGACCGCCTGAACGAATCCGCCCTGGGGCTTTCGGGCGGGCAACAGCAGCGCCTCTGCATCGCGCGCGCCATGGCCGTCGAACCCGAGGTCCTCCTCATGGACGAACCGGCATCGGCCCTGGACCCGATTGCGACCCAGAAGATCGAGGAACTGGTCCACGAACTGAAGCGGGACTACACGATCATCATCGTCACCCACAACATGCAGCAGGCCGCGAGGATCTCGGACCGCACCGCCTTCTTCTACATGGGCCGTCTGATCGAGTCCGGCAAAACCAAAAACATCTTCACCCGTCCCAGACTGAAACAGACCTCCGATTACATCACGGGCCGTTTCGGTTGA
- the pstA gene encoding Phosphate ABC transporter, permease protein PstA — MDKHPRTTLDPGANNRLSLKRRFVQSAMFWLFRGAALINGLALLVVVFFLVKNGWKAINWTFLTQPPIDSMTRGGILPCIVGTLCLSIGAIVIALPIGVASAIYLHEYAKPGRAMRIIRLGINNLAGVPSVVFGLFGLAFFVVYLKMGVSILAGSLTLAALTLPVIIGSAEEALKAVPQTYREASLGLGATKWQTISKVVLPAALPGILTGAILGLSRAAGETAPIMFTAAVFFTPSMPSSIFDEIMALPYHIYVLATAGTDIEQTRPLQYGTALVLIILVLGLNLVAIIYRARLQKKR, encoded by the coding sequence ATGGATAAACATCCCAGAACGACCTTGGACCCCGGGGCCAACAACCGCCTGTCCCTGAAGAGACGATTCGTCCAGAGCGCCATGTTCTGGCTCTTTCGAGGCGCCGCCTTGATCAACGGCCTCGCGCTGCTCGTGGTGGTCTTCTTCCTGGTCAAAAACGGCTGGAAGGCCATCAATTGGACCTTCCTCACGCAGCCGCCGATCGATTCGATGACGCGGGGCGGCATCCTCCCCTGCATCGTCGGCACCCTCTGCCTCAGCATCGGCGCCATCGTGATCGCCCTTCCAATCGGCGTCGCCTCGGCCATCTACCTGCATGAATACGCCAAACCCGGACGGGCGATGCGGATCATCCGCCTGGGAATCAACAACCTGGCCGGGGTTCCGTCAGTCGTCTTCGGGCTCTTCGGACTCGCCTTTTTCGTCGTCTATCTCAAGATGGGCGTCAGCATCCTGGCCGGCTCTCTGACCCTGGCGGCCCTGACCCTGCCGGTCATCATCGGATCGGCGGAAGAAGCCCTCAAGGCCGTTCCCCAGACCTACCGGGAGGCGTCCCTGGGGCTCGGCGCCACCAAGTGGCAGACCATATCGAAGGTCGTGCTGCCGGCGGCCCTTCCGGGCATATTGACCGGGGCCATCCTGGGCCTCAGCCGGGCTGCGGGTGAAACCGCCCCGATCATGTTCACCGCGGCGGTCTTTTTCACTCCGTCGATGCCTTCCTCGATCTTCGACGAGATCATGGCCCTGCCCTACCACATCTACGTCCTGGCCACCGCGGGGACAGACATCGAGCAGACCCGCCCGCTTCAGTATGGGACGGCACTCGTCCTGATCATCCTCGTCCTGGGCCTGAACCTGGTGGCGATCATCTACCGCGCAAGACTCCAAAAGAAGAGGTGA
- the pstC gene encoding Phosphate ABC transporter, permease protein PstC — MRPVPFDCGGGGASDEKNPAASTCGVYISPMTKKLKAQHTGPARQRKERAIRVFFFLTALASIATLSFIMLFLFAEGVPLFRDVPVSDFLFGRYWYPTSDPPDFGIFPLILASLSVTLVASVISIPLGVMTALYLAESASHRLRQWVKPIVELLAALPSVVIGFFGMVIVAPFLQNTFNLPTGLNLFNASLMLAFMSVPTICSISEDAIFSVPRELKEASLALGATRWETIARVIIPASLSGISTAVILGMSRAIGETMVVLMVAGGAAMIPTSLFDPVRPMPASIAAEMAEAPFRGDHYYALFATGVVLFLFTLLFNLIADHVAHRYKQTGAATL, encoded by the coding sequence GTGCGTCCTGTGCCGTTTGACTGCGGGGGAGGCGGCGCCTCCGATGAAAAGAACCCTGCCGCCTCGACCTGCGGCGTGTACATATCTCCTATGACGAAAAAGCTCAAAGCCCAACACACCGGCCCTGCCAGGCAGCGCAAAGAACGTGCGATCCGTGTCTTCTTCTTTCTGACCGCGCTCGCCTCCATCGCCACGCTGTCCTTCATCATGCTGTTTCTCTTCGCCGAGGGCGTACCGCTTTTCCGTGATGTACCGGTGTCCGATTTTCTTTTCGGGCGGTACTGGTACCCGACATCGGACCCGCCGGATTTCGGAATCTTTCCCCTCATCCTCGCGTCCCTTTCGGTGACCCTGGTCGCCTCGGTCATCTCCATTCCCCTAGGTGTCATGACGGCGCTCTATCTGGCCGAATCGGCCTCTCACCGTCTGAGACAGTGGGTCAAGCCCATCGTCGAACTGCTCGCGGCGCTCCCCTCCGTCGTCATCGGTTTTTTCGGGATGGTGATCGTCGCCCCATTCCTGCAGAACACTTTCAATCTCCCGACAGGCCTCAACCTGTTCAATGCCTCCCTGATGCTGGCCTTCATGTCGGTGCCGACCATCTGCAGCATCTCGGAGGACGCCATCTTCAGCGTGCCCCGTGAACTCAAGGAGGCCTCCCTGGCCTTGGGGGCCACCCGCTGGGAAACCATCGCCCGGGTGATCATCCCCGCCTCCCTCTCAGGGATATCCACGGCGGTGATCCTCGGAATGTCGCGGGCGATCGGGGAAACCATGGTGGTCCTGATGGTTGCCGGCGGGGCGGCCATGATCCCGACCTCGCTCTTCGACCCCGTGCGGCCCATGCCCGCCAGCATCGCGGCCGAGATGGCCGAGGCCCCGTTCCGGGGCGACCATTACTATGCCCTGTTTGCGACCGGCGTCGTCCTTTTCCTGTTCACGCTCCTTTTCAACCTGATCGCCGACCATGTCGCCCATCGCTACAAACAGACCGGAGCCGCGACACTTTGA
- the pstS gene encoding Phosphate binding protein — MRQKIAIILSSMAVFCLIAGSAWAGSITIKGSTTVLPIAQKVSEAYMQQFPDVKISLSGGGSGNGIKALIDGSTDIANSSRFIKDKEVKLAVEKGRYPVPFAVAYDCIVPVVHPGNPIANVTLMQLKDIYMGKIKNWREIGGPDRPIVVISRDTSSGTYEVWEEKVMQKERVFPAALLQASNGAIVQAVSKNPNAIGYIGIGYIDGSVKALMVDRVAGTPESTLNGTYPISRALYMFTQGWPVGDTLDFINFVLHPEKGQKYVKDAGFVPLY, encoded by the coding sequence ATGCGACAGAAAATCGCGATCATTTTGAGTTCCATGGCAGTTTTTTGCCTCATAGCGGGATCCGCATGGGCCGGCAGCATCACCATCAAGGGATCCACCACCGTCCTGCCCATCGCCCAGAAGGTGTCCGAGGCCTACATGCAGCAGTTCCCGGACGTGAAAATCTCCCTGTCAGGGGGCGGATCCGGCAACGGGATCAAGGCCCTGATCGACGGGTCCACCGACATCGCCAACAGCTCCCGGTTCATCAAGGACAAGGAAGTCAAGCTCGCCGTGGAAAAGGGCCGCTACCCGGTCCCGTTCGCGGTGGCCTATGACTGCATCGTCCCCGTGGTGCACCCCGGCAACCCCATCGCCAACGTCACCCTGATGCAGCTCAAGGACATCTATATGGGCAAGATCAAGAACTGGCGCGAAATCGGCGGCCCTGACCGGCCGATCGTCGTCATCTCCCGCGACACCTCGTCGGGCACCTACGAGGTCTGGGAGGAAAAGGTCATGCAAAAGGAGCGGGTCTTTCCCGCCGCCCTGCTGCAGGCCTCGAACGGCGCCATCGTCCAGGCGGTCTCCAAAAACCCGAACGCCATCGGCTACATCGGCATCGGGTACATCGACGGAAGCGTCAAGGCCTTGATGGTCGACCGCGTCGCCGGCACACCCGAAAGCACCCTGAACGGGACCTATCCGATCAGCCGCGCCCTCTACATGTTCACCCAGGGATGGCCTGTGGGGGATACCCTCGACTTCATCAATTTCGTCCTGCATCCCGAAAAGGGACAGAAATATGTCAAGGATGCCGGGTTCGTTCCGCTTTATTGA
- a CDS encoding Pyruvate kinase, with protein MPFPKTKIVCTIGPASESPETLRALILNGMSVARLNFSHGTHRDHAAKIKALRALSAELKRPVGILQDLGGPKIRVGRIPDPGITLKAGQRFILTSEKIDGTVVQVSISYPTLPDEVKPGDRILLADGFLELKVLEVIPPRIICEVITGGILTSHKGVNLPSRTISTPSITAKDKHDLRFGLEQEVDCVALSFVRSRQEIDQIREMIAQAGKDTPVIAKIEKHEAVQHIDEILRAADGVMVARGDLGVEIPLYEVPMIQKETIEKANRLGKPVITATQMLRSMVDSPRPTRAEATDVANAVLDGTDAVMLSEETASGRYPVEAVRFMAQILQQTEIHFPHARYLERPVGGDIPEAVAHASCTLAERLHAAAIIAPTRSGQTARLISSFRPGNHLIAVSPSEETVRRLTLCWGCLPILVARPSDTDDMFDKAAAAALDSGNVREKDLVVITAGHPVWVPGSTNMVKVRYL; from the coding sequence ATGCCCTTTCCGAAGACCAAGATCGTCTGCACCATCGGTCCGGCCAGCGAATCGCCCGAGACCCTGAGAGCCCTTATCCTGAACGGCATGAGCGTCGCCAGGCTGAATTTCTCGCATGGAACCCACAGGGACCATGCCGCCAAGATCAAGGCCCTCCGCGCTTTATCCGCCGAGCTAAAGAGGCCCGTCGGAATCCTGCAGGACCTCGGCGGGCCGAAGATCCGCGTCGGGAGGATCCCGGACCCCGGCATCACCCTGAAGGCCGGCCAGCGCTTCATCCTCACCTCCGAAAAGATCGACGGAACCGTTGTCCAGGTGTCCATCTCCTACCCCACCCTGCCCGACGAAGTGAAGCCCGGGGACCGGATTCTCCTGGCCGACGGCTTTCTCGAACTCAAGGTTCTGGAGGTCATTCCCCCCCGAATCATCTGCGAGGTCATCACCGGAGGCATCCTGACCTCGCACAAGGGCGTCAACCTCCCCTCGCGAACCATCAGCACGCCATCCATCACCGCAAAGGACAAGCATGACCTCCGCTTCGGGCTGGAGCAGGAGGTCGACTGTGTCGCCCTTTCCTTCGTCCGGAGCCGGCAGGAGATCGACCAGATCAGGGAGATGATCGCCCAGGCCGGCAAGGATACGCCTGTAATCGCCAAGATCGAAAAGCACGAGGCCGTTCAGCACATCGACGAAATCCTGCGGGCGGCCGACGGGGTCATGGTGGCTCGCGGGGATTTGGGGGTGGAAATCCCGCTCTATGAAGTCCCCATGATCCAGAAAGAGACCATCGAAAAGGCCAACCGTCTGGGAAAACCGGTCATCACGGCCACCCAGATGCTGCGGTCCATGGTCGACTCGCCCCGTCCAACTCGGGCCGAAGCGACGGATGTGGCCAATGCGGTGCTGGACGGGACGGATGCAGTCATGCTCTCGGAGGAAACGGCCAGCGGACGATATCCTGTGGAAGCGGTCCGGTTCATGGCGCAGATCCTTCAACAGACCGAAATCCACTTTCCCCATGCCAGGTACCTGGAGCGCCCGGTGGGTGGCGACATCCCGGAAGCGGTGGCCCATGCCTCCTGCACCCTGGCCGAACGTCTGCATGCCGCCGCCATCATCGCACCTACCCGGTCCGGTCAGACCGCACGCCTCATCTCGAGCTTCCGCCCCGGAAACCACCTGATCGCGGTCTCCCCCTCCGAGGAGACCGTCAGGAGACTCACCCTCTGCTGGGGGTGCCTTCCGATCCTGGTCGCAAGGCCTTCCGACACCGACGACATGTTCGACAAGGCCGCCGCTGCGGCGCTCGATTCAGGCAACGTCAGGGAAAAGGACCTGGTGGTCATCACGGCCGGTCATCCGGTATGGGTGCCCGGTTCGACCAATATGGTCAAAGTCCGATACCTTTAG